AAATCACTGATATAAACATTGCTCAACATTTTCAAGTCTAAGGGAGAGCTGTCTGTCAcccctctttttttgtttattatttctcAAAAGGTGTGAAGTTTGCAAAAAAATTGACCGCTCCAGACCGAGGCAGCACTTGTATGAATTAGAGATGCGGCTAAATAATTCAGGTGGTGACACAGGGGACTGATGGTAAATGCTTCCACGCGGACGACTCGGAGAAGCAACAGAGTTACCTTCCCCTGAGCCCATGCAAAATTCATGACACTAGCCAGTGAACCTGGACGAGCCACGACTGATTCCATACGAGTGGCTTATGCAAATATCCAGTCCAGAGAGTAGTGCACTCCTTTTCCTTCAGCAAAGATGTAGACTATCATGATTGAATCAAAAGCAATTGCATCTTTCATCATCTCATCAATCATACTGAGATCCAATCATTCAGCTGAGTAGGTGAGTAGGCCACGTGCACATCCACTATCTGTGCTGTGAATTCATCCTGATATTAGATCATGTTAGAACCAGAACATGAAACGCCAATTACTGCAAACGTGAAATAATAGAAGTCTGTTTTTGGGACAACATCACAAGTACACAAAGAACAACTTCAATTCTGTTTTCACATGTCCTGGTTTCAACTACTGTAATGTATTCCACCCTCTGCTTTACACgcatattaacatatattacaACAGGGAAGAACACTTGGAATGTAAATGGAATAAAGCTCATGAAGTAAGTATTGGGATGAGAAATATTGTTGCACAATATTAAATATGCAGAGCAGTCAGCTGCAACTAAAGTGTATTAAAATGTGCCCAGCCAGGCTTAACCTTTATAATCTACTGGTCTAGGATAATTGTCTGTAAACTTCCAtgtcagccagccagtcagATGGATGTGGATGCAGGCTCACATACTGCGACATTTGATATGCCATATGCAAAGGCCCCCTGGCAGTTTAAGGGGATACCAGACAGAGAGGTGGCTACAGATCGTCTACAGCCAAGGGGTCTCTGCTGGTTCAAGAATTAAACAAGAACCAGTTTGTCTCTGTCGTCTCCGGCATGAAACGGAGAAGGTGTTGTCAACAGATATGCATCGTCATGAGGAAGCTCATGCTCCTTAACATACACCCCTAATTCCACGGTGCCATGCCGCCTCATGTGGGTGAGGAGACATCTGTTGCCATGGTTTCCCCTCAGCGGATGCCAAGCAAATCAATATGGAGTCTCTGACGTAATTGGATTGCATCCCACCGTACAGGAGCAGTTATGAAGGTTGGGATGCTGGGTAGatgccgagagagagagagagagagagagagagagagagagagagagagagagagggagagagagagctgatgCCTCGACATAatcccctgcacacacatttaacaccATATATCTGAAGtggatttcacaataaaaatacCCGTGGCTTTAATTTGTTCATGCTTATCACAGAGTTACAGGGatattgttgttgtgcttttgcTCTGTTGCTCCTCAATATGGTTTGCTTCTGATGTTACTGATCCGTGAATCTATTCAACTTCACACTGTGGACAAAGCCACTTCTGAACATCTAAATCACAAATGTAGCCATATGGCAACCGTGTTTAAAGTGATCTCGGTGTTGCATCGTCAACCTGCTTGCAAATGCAGACTCAAATCTGACATCATATCTTATTGCTATGGTAGAACACCGCGGAGTACACCGCACAGCTGATATGAGATTCATGACACATGAGGGCTTGAGTGCCAAAAATTGCAGCTATGAAGCAAAGCGACTTGCCTCACACTCCTCTTTTAGGTCGCTGTAATCTCTCATACATGACGAATAGCCCCTCACAGGCCCTTGTGAGCGGCTCAGTGCCACCCTTGCTCCTTTCCTTCACCTCATCCTCAGGCACCCAACAGATGTGCGcctgagtgtgtctgtgtgagccaGCCCTACCATACCTCACAGTCAAACAGCAGGTGCAGCTGCCCGTCGATCCACTCCTCGATATCCAGCCTCCTCTGCAGGTCCTTGCGGTTGTATTTGACTGTCAGTTTGCCCAGCTTGCGGTGCGGCGGCTCCTCTGTTTTGTCCGCTGCTTGGAACATCACCCTGGACTGGGTGCTGGGCTCTGACGCCATGGCTGCCACGGCCTCAGGAGAACCGTGGAAACACacagagctcacacacacacacagacacagaccgaCAGGCTCGGACACGTTAGTTTTGCACACCCTGCTCTGTCTCTATCCAGTGTGTTGCTGTTCCCACACGTATCTCCTACAATCTTGTTGAGTGTTTGTGCTCTCCCTCTCTATAAAGCTGGCTCTGGCTCTCtgcctgtcctctctctctccctctcggaAGCTCACTGTCTtgctctccttccctcctcctcttgcaaCACCCACTAGCTGCACTATCAGGAAGATGGTAATGAGATATGCTtttgtccgtgtgtgtgagtctgcgcatgcatttgtgtgtgtgcacatgcactttatatggtgtgtgtttgcttgttgcTCTCTTTCTCAGTGGTATAGCAAGTGAGAGAGCACAGTTCAATTGCAGCAATAAAATCGGGAGAAAGGGTGAGAGGGCATCCACAATAATCAAGTTAGGAGGGTTACTCTGGCTGTTATGTCACATGTGTTACTGACGTCCCAATATCTagaaatagttgtttttttacctccGATCATATGATTCGTAGATATACCTATCATCAGAAACATCTCTgtagcaacacacacatttcctaaTATTCACTCAGTAAGAATTTTCAAAGTATTTGTCTCCCCACAAAGTCAAAGGGGTTTGGTTATGGGCGCTTGTGTTTGCAAACACTTCCAACAAAGGCTGGGTCCCCCTGACAGGTGAGCCAGGGTTCCTCTAGTGTGATAGCTGCATTGCCCTTTATAACAGGCATTATCAGGTGTACGTTTAATAAGCCTTGAAGTCAAATTGGCATCCTCGGTTACGTACCCATAAATAAAGGATGAGTAGGAAAGCACTATTTATGGCTGTCTAGAagtcaaatgtaaaaataaaagtcctgaaACCATCATTGTTTGTTTGGGAAGTCAAATATCAGCAGCAGTACATAAACCCACGGACAAAAATTCATAGTTGTACCTGTCGTTGAGAATACGGAGACAATGGGCTGCAGAGTTTCCACAGATCCTATTACGATATGAATAATGGGgttcagttttttgttttggcaGGAACTATCAATCAGCCGGTGTTCACCCACTGATGCACCAACGTCTGTTACAAACACTGAATTATTGAGTCTCTCTAGCAGCTCACCTTTCCAGACAAACAAATTCATTCATCTTGTCTTATGCTGCTTGGCTCTGCACAGTCGGgttgtctaaaaaaaaaaaaaagggggacatGCACCAGAGAGACCTGTGTCAGGTCTTCTCACCTGGCCAGGTGGCACTTTCTATGGGGGAGAGACGGAAAGCAGGGGCAGTGGATGAGCTTGACCTTTTCGGTTTTATGATGTAAGATCTCATTGACAGGAtacaacaatgttttatttaatcaaacaaaatcaccctgctgcttttattaataccatggtccaacaaataatgtaaaggttaaatacaacaataataatccacttaagatgagaagttaacaaatAACATTCcactattccacaaggataggttgataaattaactaaagcagaaataaataaataaaacatttgaaacatatcccactcttcaacaaagaggcatattgaactaatgtttacagttcaactcgCAGTACAGTATACTTCTTATAgtcttatctgctgctccgaagctacaaagaaaaattaatgcagtcatattactgcatacttcaatatcaatatcaatattatatatcaatatttgcataatatttgcaaagtctatggatcgccatattttgggtgatataaaaaggctaatattttaattcaatttaatattttgcttgggaataggttgacaacgctacaaggctattaatcaaggctacaacgttagccgaatagttacgttgctaatcattaggcctttgtctctctttaccagttgcctcttgtgtttgtcctcttgaaaataaaccagtaagcttggcacatttggcagcatcctcctccaatgcctttcttttttcaacctggctttttcagcccctcctgccctcttcctcccgtccatcctccatGACGCGTAACGCGGCGGTCGGGCTGGTCCAGCTATCCGTAGTCTTTTTGGAAAAGACCGTCTACGGACCGAcccaactctatttgggaggggagaacttcctcgtatggtacaacccatgcagaggctgtggtgtcagaatgcggaacgtgtgtagcccactttaagagaataataataataataataataataataataataataataataataataataataataataatacatttatttatatagcacctttaaaaacagagtttacaaagtgctctacatctacaaggtaaaaacataacatcaatacaagtaaacatttcagaaaatacatgaggcaatgaacacaatagaggaatagaaaattacaaatacaaaataaagcagaacagacaaactaaaataggggaaacaaggggaaactgcataaaaggacgacatcacttaaaagcagttctataaaaatgggttttaagaagtaatttaaaagaagctactgattctgctagtcttatcccctcaggtaggtcgttccaaagtcgaggggctctgatggcaaaagcacggtcaccctttgatttaaaccttgactttggaacggccagaagggccttgaagagtcttgaagggccttgaaaggccccaccggaggatctaaggctgcgagctggctcatatggggctaacatttcaatgatgtagcttggggccagacccaggcgtgctttaaaagtgagcagcaaaatcttaaaatcaattctaaaactaacagggagccagtggagagaggccaggactggagtcatgtgaagccatctgttagaggccaggactggagtcatgtgaagccgtctgttagaggccaggactggagtcatgtgaagccgtctgttagaggccaggactggagtcatgtgaagccgtctgttagaggccaggacgggagtcatgtgaagccgtctgttagaggccaggacggGAGTCATgcgaagccgtctgttagaggccaggacggaagtcatgtgaagccgtctgttagaggccaggactggagtcatgtgatgccgtctgttagaaccagtcagaagccgagctgctgcattctggactagttggaggcgggagatggatttttgattcatgccggaaaggagggagttgcagtagtcgagtcgagagaaaatgagtgcatgaatggctttttccagatctgagcgtgacaatatgggtttgatttgtgagattattcttaattgaaagaagcaggactggacaatttttttgatctgtgattcaaaatttaattcagagtcaaacattacacccaaatttctggcaacaggttttaaataagcagccaaaGATAaactaacgtgacaaatgtcaacaaataaaattctcgaccggcccagcagtgaagcggcccaccgggaactctcccgattctcccgattacccaccccgggcctggatatagatatatagatatatatatatgcctggAATTAAGTTTGATTCAAAATCATAAAGCCAATTCAGCTGTATTTCATAATTTTAGCAACCATTGCCTGCTTCCTGTAGTCTAAATGTTTGTCTTCATGACTCATCACATACTTATAATACTCATAATTGGATGACTCAATGCATGAATCATCAGTTCAACTACAATTGCGAGAAGGCGATTAGGGATGAATGTTAGTTTAAATCATAACTCGTGTTATGATGTATGTGAGAAAAGACATTGCCATAAAGCatgttttacaatgttttgagaaaaacattttgaagCGTTCACCCTCAGCTGCTTCTTCATGGGATCATACTGCCACCTTCTGGATTAAAGATGCAGAAGTTGACAGATGAAGTCAAGGACACAGGAAGCTGGAATTTTTTCAAGATTCACGTTCGTGTCTGGCCACTGgacatatttgtttgtataaCGCAGCTCATATTTCCACCAGGTTATatgcttcttctttctcttgtcGCTATTCTTTGGTTTGTGTGCATTTaatggttgttgtttttggttttgttatCTTATTGATGGTTTTATGTTTATGCTGTGATATTTAATTTCTATCAAAAATATAAtcatttctattatttttacaCATTAGAAAGGATTATTATATAAAGACAATGTATTATAATACTAAAGTAAATAATCCATATATTCACACTTCATGTTGCCTTTTTAATTCAGCATGGTCATGCTTTATTTAGTAAGCTTATTGTACAATATGTGTTAATTACCTTTAGTGGGTACAATATTCCCATTGTCCTCTCGTAGCTGTTAGTGTCAGTACTAATTCCTTAGGGCTTTAAAGGATTAATTCGTCAGTGGGTTATTCCATTGTGACCCAATCAAAATCAGACGAGTTCATTGCTCATTGTGGATGTTCAGTCCACTCACTAAACATATTAACAATATCCCCGTTTTTTGGGGTACACAAATAAAACCTTTGTACCTTGTAAAAATTAAGAAATGTAAGCATGTTCTGAATTCACGTCAGCGTGGAAGACTATACAGCTGTGGGGTGCGTGGAAGCAGTCCCCTCTCTATAAAAGGCCCTCACCTCTCACACTGTGGTGATGTTGTAATTTCCCCCGTGTGTTAACAGTGGAGCTTCACAGTCACACTCCACAAAGCGCTTTGTTGGTGTTATTCCGAGCCCCCGTCAGTGAACAGCCAGAAGGGAGTGGCATCTCAGGAGTAGAATTTCACTTCCTGTATCTCTCAGGTGAGTCACCTGGGCAATGTCGTCGATTGCTCAAGGTTTCTTGTCGACATCTAACGTGTGAGTTTCAGAGTCGGAAAGGATCAGATCTGCCGGCAGAGCGTTTGGGGACGTTTTGAACCATTTTCTGGATGCGTATCGGAGCTGAAGGTTTGATTTGAGAGAAGAAGCAAAGTGTGTTTGAAACTTTGCGGCCTAAAAACACTCAGAGGAAAAACAGACATTGTTCAACAATAAGTGGTATTTGTATTCGCTACTGTCGTAAAAGGGAATCTCTGGGCTTTTAATTTGTGTGGAACTCTTCCAAAGGACGTATCAGATGAATCCCCCCCTCCGAGCACAATGGGGAGCGTGTGCGCTCCTGCTCCTAGTGCTGATAGACTCCACTTGCGGACAGGAGACCGGTGAGATATGCTTAGCCCGGTTCAAAAAGGGTCGGGAGGACTTTGTCCTCGACGCAGACGAGTCCGTGAAAGACGGAGCGACGTTCATCTCGTCGCCGAAGTTGGATCGACACAAGGACTGCATGAGCGCCTGCTGCAAAGAGCCGCGGTGCAATGTCGCCTTCATGGAGAGGGGAGCCGAGGAAGGCACGGTCCAGTCCTGCTTTCTCTTCGATTGTCTGTACAAGAAGAAGTACGCCTGCCGCTTCGTCAGGAAGACGGGATACATCAACTACATCCTGGACTCCGTTTATGAGAGCTACCTTGAACTGGATGTTCCCCGAAGTAAGTCAATAAATCTTTAATTAGCatagctgtgttttttttcttcttttctttaaaaaaaactaaatatccaTGTCGAGATTAATGTTACAGTTCGGGGCCCTTGAAAGGGATCCTACAGTGTGATGACAATAGTCATTATGTCCTGCATTCTTCCGTTTTGAGCTTACGTCTACAAAGAGAAATAACTGTAATGTGTAAGTTAGTTattcttaaaaatgttttttctttaaacagttTGTAATGTGGATAAGCGAGGCCGCAGGTAACAACCCTCTAATATACATGTTCACACACGCCAGATCATTATGGCCCCGAGTACAGATTCAGGTTTCCTCTGTAAGTCCAGGTGGGACTCCAACTGTATTTGGCTCTGTAATTGTTGCTCACCTATCCCATGGTCCCTGTCCAGATGACGCTGACCGTCCCCCGGTGGCATTTGGAGGCCAGGACCGTGTGGTCCAGCCTCAGGACACCGTGACTTTGAACGGCATAGAAAGCAAAGATGACCAGCAGGTTGTCTCTTACCAGTGGCAAATGCTCACCAGTTATCCTTATGCTGTCATTGAGGTGAGTTAACATACTGTAATGCCAACCCGGCATTTAAAATGTCCACTGTCATGCTTTTTATGTGTGCCCATCACTAAATTTGAAAGTCAACTTTTGTTTAAATAAGAAAACCCTGTCATCCATGGCATGTAGAAAACCAACTTTGAGGACCAGATTATCGTGTCCAATCTGACATCTGGGGTGTACAAGTTCCAGCTCACAGTCACAGATAGCATCGGCCAGTCTGACTCAACCAAGGTCACCGTGCTGGTCCTGACTCCTGAGCAGTCTGAGCGTGAGTATTTATGAGCTCAGCACGATCTGaacatattcattcattcagaacATCTGTTTCAATTAGGTTTTCTT
The genomic region above belongs to Cyclopterus lumpus isolate fCycLum1 chromosome 22, fCycLum1.pri, whole genome shotgun sequence and contains:
- the zgc:162989 gene encoding protein phosphatase 1 regulatory subunit 14B; translated protein: MASEPSTQSRVMFQAADKTEEPPHRKLGKLTVKYNRKDLQRRLDIEEWIDGQLHLLFDCEEEEIPELEIDIDELLELADEGQRTRLQELLQECGKPKEDFINALLYRIKGLRKMSGPLKK